A region from the Candidatus Schekmanbacteria bacterium RIFCSPLOWO2_02_FULL_38_14 genome encodes:
- a CDS encoding peptide ABC transporter permease has protein sequence MAMGKETFWIIFWRNFRRNKLAIAGGIIVITLFLVSIFAPFISSSDPGKIEVKEILMPPSSEHIFGTDELGRDVFSRVVYGSRISLKVGFVAVGIATVIGIIVGLISGYYGDLIDGVMMRFVDIMLCFPTFFLILAVIAILEPSIYNIMIVIGITGWMGVARLIRAEVLSLKGREFILASKSVGAGDFVIIIRHILPNAMAPVLVAATLGVAGAILTESALSFLGIGVQPPTPSWGNILTSGKDNIEIAWWLSLFPGLAILITVLGYNLLGEGIRDATDPRLRGR, from the coding sequence ATGGCAATGGGAAAAGAGACTTTCTGGATAATCTTCTGGAGAAATTTTAGAAGAAATAAGCTTGCGATAGCAGGAGGGATTATTGTCATTACTTTATTCCTGGTTTCTATATTTGCGCCGTTTATCTCTTCTTCTGACCCTGGTAAAATAGAGGTAAAAGAGATTCTGATGCCTCCAAGTTCAGAACATATTTTTGGGACAGATGAGCTTGGAAGGGATGTTTTCAGCCGTGTAGTTTATGGTTCACGAATTTCACTTAAAGTGGGATTTGTAGCAGTCGGCATAGCAACAGTTATTGGGATTATCGTTGGTTTGATTTCAGGATATTATGGAGACTTAATAGATGGCGTAATGATGAGATTTGTTGATATTATGCTTTGTTTCCCGACATTTTTTTTAATTCTTGCTGTTATAGCAATACTGGAGCCAAGTATTTATAACATAATGATTGTCATAGGTATAACAGGATGGATGGGCGTTGCAAGGCTTATCAGGGCAGAGGTGCTGAGCCTGAAGGGCAGGGAGTTTATTCTTGCTTCCAAATCTGTCGGAGCGGGTGATTTTGTTATAATAATAAGGCATATACTCCCAAATGCTATGGCTCCTGTGCTTGTTGCCGCAACACTCGGAGTTGCAGGAGCAATACTGACTGAATCTGCTTTGAGCTTTCTTGGTATCGGGGTTCAGCCTCCCACACCGAGCTGGGGAAATATCCTGACTTCAGGAAAAGATAATATAGAAATTGCCTGGTGGCTTTCCCTGTTTCCGGGACTTGCAATCCTGATAACGGTCCTCGGATATAATCTTTTAGGAGAAGGCATAAGGGATGCAACAGACCCGAGGCTGAGAGGAAGATGA